Proteins from a single region of Styela clava chromosome 1, kaStyClav1.hap1.2, whole genome shotgun sequence:
- the LOC120329415 gene encoding uncharacterized protein LOC120329415 isoform X2 yields MSKNGNKSPILTLLPIAQNVHKSTKNPVANSQNDSVVRGDMAKTCLQEVQHVVAENFPYFDRTDAAVTELIATSQKMLETLLKIDAGVSKTLELLIFVYSTLSELALKENVTKKYSVKKFRNIKLEKDQLFLNPISQKFEMVDSIRNHNNVSENNITNNSSVVKIDNECIQEIDEQDECQNESDEIDSSANNKKPKPKPGNCIMPMNDDKNKKGEESNALKKTQTKSPIAYSENSTQNDFIGSNEISGNQHPKQNNNNKANEIQTEIKLLENNLALLTIEKKVETYPQLLASINNDKEYKSQSTEGKIFMEALRNIKNQQQLADAMNMTSSDLMNNECQNKSKKIDSSANDKESELKTHEYFVPLHDDKNKKEEEPNEIQAFIKLPEDNKIEKTCSKILVHVDNDQEYKMPSREEKTFMEALKNTKSSRQQLTVLAGAINATPDLIRSCIKEIGIYEHRLTEPDIKVLSQTVLLRSKLEELALRSCKMNPKHLELLLEQTRNTKCKIKKFTVSNIDGIESLVPSICKSISVYKSEILCIENDELEDDVVNKLEKCLADEKITHMNELDVSYNKNISEGAYKTMGKILRKCGSKTFKAVDCDVDSNKLKKFSEGLGAAELDELDVSCNEDMKDEAFETIAGLVGTNKVKHLKLSSCGLTKRRFNRFRRFNSDKAKLFELDVSYNPFMNRRTFKALGKTVKQYQVEKLSLAGCKLGRMQVKLFRIFAGEHQMDAMDVRDNFRIGEGIIEIANIVVDCKLKDLDISECMLSPYQVRRFKKALGYGKLRCLNLSDKERVATESHIRAICELLPNIDEELHVRFNKFDESLKSILQEELNNLSKTNMKIILNDGCMKQQKQQRKD; encoded by the exons ATGTCAAAAAATGGTAACAAATCTCCAATATTGACACTTCTTCCAATTGCACAAAATGTCCATAAGTCGACGAAAAATCCTGTGGCAAATTCACAGAATGACAGCGTCGTTCGTGGCGATATGGCAAAAACTTGTTTACAGGAAGTTCAACACGTTGTTGCTGagaattttccatattttgatcGTACCGATGCAGCTGTGACCGAATTGATTGCAACATCACAAAAAATGTTGGAAACGTTATTAAAGATCGATGCTGGTGTTTCTAAAACTTTGGAACTACTAATTTTTGTATATAGTACTTTGTCAGAACTTGCATTGAAAGAAAACGTGACAAAAAAATACAGTGTCAAGAAATTCAGAAACATAAAACTGGAAAAGGATCAATTGTTTTTAAATCCCATTAGTCAAAAATTCGAAATGGTAGATTCTATTAGAAACCACAACAATGTCtcagaaaataatataacaaacaaTTCTTCGGTAGTCAAGATAGACAACGAATGCATTCAAGAAATCGATGAGCAAG ACGAATGTCAAAATGAATCGGATGAGATTGATTCTTCAGCCAATAATAAAAAACCAAAGCCTAAACCAGGCAATTGCATCATGCCTATGAACgacgataaaaacaaaaaaggggAAGAGTCGAATG CATTAAAGAAAACTCAAACCAAGTCTCCAATTGCCTATTCGGAGAATAGTACTCAAAACGATTTTATTGGCAGTAATGAAATAAGCGGTAATCAGCAtccaaaacaaaacaacaacaacaaggcAAATG AAATTCAAACCGAAATCAAACTTCTAGAAAATAACCTTGCGTTATTGACAATAGAAAAAAAAGTAGAAACATACCCTCAGCTGCTCGCGTCCATTAATAACGACAAAGAATATAAAAGTCAATCAACTGAAG GGAAAATCTTCATGGAAGCTctaagaaatattaaaaaccaaCAACAACTCGCTGATGCCATGAACATGACTTCTTCAGATCTTATGAATA acGAATGTCAAAATAAATCGAAAAAGATTGATTCTTCGGCGAATGATAAAGAATCAGAGCTTAAAACACACGAATACTTCGTGCCTTTGCACgacgataaaaacaaaaaagaggaAGAGCCGAATG AAATTCAAGCCTTCATCAAACTTCCAGAAGATAACAAGATAGAAAAAACATGCTCTAAGATTCTTGTGCACGTTGATAACGACCAAGAATATAAAATGCCATCACGGGAAG AGAAAACCTTCATGGAAGCTCTGAAAAATACTAAAAGCAGTCGACAACAACTTACCGTACTCGCTGGTGCCATAAACGCGACTCCTGATCTTATACGATCGTGCATAAAAGAAATTGGTATATATGAGCATCGTTTAACCGAACCCGATATCAAAGTGTTATCCCAAACTGTTCTTCTGCGCAGCAAACTTGAAGAGCTTGCACTTCGCAGTTGCAAAATGAATCCAAAGCATCTTGAGTTATTGCTTGAACAAACTCGAAATACGAAATGCAAG ATCAAAAAGTTTACTGTGAGCAATATAGATGGAATCGAAAGCCTAGTTCCATCAATTTGCAAATCCATATCTGTGTATAAATCAGAAATACTGTGCATTGAAAACGATGAACTAGAAGACGATGTTGTGAAcaaacttgaaaaatgtctcGCCGATGAAAAG ATCACCCACATGAACGAATTGGATGTCAGTTATAACAAGAATATTAGCGAGGGGGCGTATAAAACTATGGGGAAAATCCTCAGAAAGTGCGGAAGCAAAACATTCAAAGCTGTTGACTGTGACGTGGATTCTAATAAACTGAAAAAGTTTAGTGAAGGCTTGGGTGCTGCCGAG TTGGACGAACTTGACGTAAGTTGCAACGAAGATATGAAAGACGAAGCTTTCGAAACTATCGCAGGGCTGGTAGGAACCAACAAAGTTAAACATCTGAAATTGAGCTCATGTGGTTTGACAAAGCGGCGTTTTAATAGGTTTCGCCGATTCAACAGTGACAAAGCCAAG CTATTTGAACTCGACGTTAGCTACAATCCGTTCATGAATAGAAGAACATTCAAAGCACTGGGGAAAACGGTGAAGCAATATCAAGTTGAAAAGCTGAGTTTGGCAGGATGCAAACTAGGCAGAATGCAAGTCAAATTATTCCGAATCTTCGCCGGAGAGCATCAA ATGGATGCTATGGATGTACGAGATAATTTTAGGATTGGTGAAGGAATTATTGAAATAGCCAACATTGTAGTTGATTGTAAACTGAAAGATCTTGACATTAGTGAGTGCATGCTGTCGCCATACCAAGTGAGAAGATTCAAAAAAGCGCTTGGATATGGAAAG CTGCGATGTTTGAATCTTAGTGATAAAGAGCGTGTTGCAACTGAATCGCACATAAGAGCAATATGTGAACTTCTCCCAAATATCGATGAGGAACTACATGTGCGCTTCAATAAATTTGATGAATCTTTGAAAAGTATACTGCAGGAGGAACTCAATAATCTTTCTAAGACG aatatgaaaattattttgaacgATGGATGTATGAAGCAACAGAAACAGCAAAGAAAAGACTGA
- the LOC120329415 gene encoding uncharacterized protein LOC120329415 isoform X3, with protein sequence MSKNGNKSPILTLLPIAQNVHKSTKNPVANSQNDSVVRGDMAKTCLQEVQHVVAENFPYFDRTDAAVTELIATSQKMLETLLKIDAGVSKTLELLIFVYSTLSELALKENVTKKYSVKKFRNIKLEKDQLFLNPISQKFEMVDSIRNHNNVSENNITNNSSVVKIDNECIQEIDEQDECQNESDEIDSSANNKKPKPKPGNCIMPMNDDKNKKGEESNALKKTQTKSPIAYSENSTQNDFIGSNEISGNQHPKQNNNNKANEIQTEIKLLENNLALLTIEKKVETYPQLLASINNDKEYKSQSTEGKIFMEALRNIKNQQQLADAMNMTSSDLMNSMRSYIKEIDECQNKSKKIDSSANDKESELKTHEYFVPLHDDKNKKEEEPNEKTFMEALKNTKSSRQQLTVLAGAINATPDLIRSCIKEIGIYEHRLTEPDIKVLSQTVLLRSKLEELALRSCKMNPKHLELLLEQTRNTKCKIKKFTVSNIDGIESLVPSICKSISVYKSEILCIENDELEDDVVNKLEKCLADEKITHMNELDVSYNKNISEGAYKTMGKILRKCGSKTFKAVDCDVDSNKLKKFSEGLGAAELDELDVSCNEDMKDEAFETIAGLVGTNKVKHLKLSSCGLTKRRFNRFRRFNSDKAKLFELDVSYNPFMNRRTFKALGKTVKQYQVEKLSLAGCKLGRMQVKLFRIFAGEHQMDAMDVRDNFRIGEGIIEIANIVVDCKLKDLDISECMLSPYQVRRFKKALGYGKLRCLNLSDKERVATESHIRAICELLPNIDEELHVRFNKFDESLKSILQEELNNLSKTNMKIILNDGCMKQQKQQRKD encoded by the exons ATGTCAAAAAATGGTAACAAATCTCCAATATTGACACTTCTTCCAATTGCACAAAATGTCCATAAGTCGACGAAAAATCCTGTGGCAAATTCACAGAATGACAGCGTCGTTCGTGGCGATATGGCAAAAACTTGTTTACAGGAAGTTCAACACGTTGTTGCTGagaattttccatattttgatcGTACCGATGCAGCTGTGACCGAATTGATTGCAACATCACAAAAAATGTTGGAAACGTTATTAAAGATCGATGCTGGTGTTTCTAAAACTTTGGAACTACTAATTTTTGTATATAGTACTTTGTCAGAACTTGCATTGAAAGAAAACGTGACAAAAAAATACAGTGTCAAGAAATTCAGAAACATAAAACTGGAAAAGGATCAATTGTTTTTAAATCCCATTAGTCAAAAATTCGAAATGGTAGATTCTATTAGAAACCACAACAATGTCtcagaaaataatataacaaacaaTTCTTCGGTAGTCAAGATAGACAACGAATGCATTCAAGAAATCGATGAGCAAG ACGAATGTCAAAATGAATCGGATGAGATTGATTCTTCAGCCAATAATAAAAAACCAAAGCCTAAACCAGGCAATTGCATCATGCCTATGAACgacgataaaaacaaaaaaggggAAGAGTCGAATG CATTAAAGAAAACTCAAACCAAGTCTCCAATTGCCTATTCGGAGAATAGTACTCAAAACGATTTTATTGGCAGTAATGAAATAAGCGGTAATCAGCAtccaaaacaaaacaacaacaacaaggcAAATG AAATTCAAACCGAAATCAAACTTCTAGAAAATAACCTTGCGTTATTGACAATAGAAAAAAAAGTAGAAACATACCCTCAGCTGCTCGCGTCCATTAATAACGACAAAGAATATAAAAGTCAATCAACTGAAG GGAAAATCTTCATGGAAGCTctaagaaatattaaaaaccaaCAACAACTCGCTGATGCCATGAACATGACTTCTTCAGATCTTATGAATAGTATGCGATCGTACATAAAAGAAATTG acGAATGTCAAAATAAATCGAAAAAGATTGATTCTTCGGCGAATGATAAAGAATCAGAGCTTAAAACACACGAATACTTCGTGCCTTTGCACgacgataaaaacaaaaaagaggaAGAGCCGAATG AGAAAACCTTCATGGAAGCTCTGAAAAATACTAAAAGCAGTCGACAACAACTTACCGTACTCGCTGGTGCCATAAACGCGACTCCTGATCTTATACGATCGTGCATAAAAGAAATTGGTATATATGAGCATCGTTTAACCGAACCCGATATCAAAGTGTTATCCCAAACTGTTCTTCTGCGCAGCAAACTTGAAGAGCTTGCACTTCGCAGTTGCAAAATGAATCCAAAGCATCTTGAGTTATTGCTTGAACAAACTCGAAATACGAAATGCAAG ATCAAAAAGTTTACTGTGAGCAATATAGATGGAATCGAAAGCCTAGTTCCATCAATTTGCAAATCCATATCTGTGTATAAATCAGAAATACTGTGCATTGAAAACGATGAACTAGAAGACGATGTTGTGAAcaaacttgaaaaatgtctcGCCGATGAAAAG ATCACCCACATGAACGAATTGGATGTCAGTTATAACAAGAATATTAGCGAGGGGGCGTATAAAACTATGGGGAAAATCCTCAGAAAGTGCGGAAGCAAAACATTCAAAGCTGTTGACTGTGACGTGGATTCTAATAAACTGAAAAAGTTTAGTGAAGGCTTGGGTGCTGCCGAG TTGGACGAACTTGACGTAAGTTGCAACGAAGATATGAAAGACGAAGCTTTCGAAACTATCGCAGGGCTGGTAGGAACCAACAAAGTTAAACATCTGAAATTGAGCTCATGTGGTTTGACAAAGCGGCGTTTTAATAGGTTTCGCCGATTCAACAGTGACAAAGCCAAG CTATTTGAACTCGACGTTAGCTACAATCCGTTCATGAATAGAAGAACATTCAAAGCACTGGGGAAAACGGTGAAGCAATATCAAGTTGAAAAGCTGAGTTTGGCAGGATGCAAACTAGGCAGAATGCAAGTCAAATTATTCCGAATCTTCGCCGGAGAGCATCAA ATGGATGCTATGGATGTACGAGATAATTTTAGGATTGGTGAAGGAATTATTGAAATAGCCAACATTGTAGTTGATTGTAAACTGAAAGATCTTGACATTAGTGAGTGCATGCTGTCGCCATACCAAGTGAGAAGATTCAAAAAAGCGCTTGGATATGGAAAG CTGCGATGTTTGAATCTTAGTGATAAAGAGCGTGTTGCAACTGAATCGCACATAAGAGCAATATGTGAACTTCTCCCAAATATCGATGAGGAACTACATGTGCGCTTCAATAAATTTGATGAATCTTTGAAAAGTATACTGCAGGAGGAACTCAATAATCTTTCTAAGACG aatatgaaaattattttgaacgATGGATGTATGAAGCAACAGAAACAGCAAAGAAAAGACTGA
- the LOC120329415 gene encoding uncharacterized protein LOC120329415 isoform X1: MSKNGNKSPILTLLPIAQNVHKSTKNPVANSQNDSVVRGDMAKTCLQEVQHVVAENFPYFDRTDAAVTELIATSQKMLETLLKIDAGVSKTLELLIFVYSTLSELALKENVTKKYSVKKFRNIKLEKDQLFLNPISQKFEMVDSIRNHNNVSENNITNNSSVVKIDNECIQEIDEQDECQNESDEIDSSANNKKPKPKPGNCIMPMNDDKNKKGEESNALKKTQTKSPIAYSENSTQNDFIGSNEISGNQHPKQNNNNKANEIQTEIKLLENNLALLTIEKKVETYPQLLASINNDKEYKSQSTEGKIFMEALRNIKNQQQLADAMNMTSSDLMNSMRSYIKEIDECQNKSKKIDSSANDKESELKTHEYFVPLHDDKNKKEEEPNEIQAFIKLPEDNKIEKTCSKILVHVDNDQEYKMPSREEKTFMEALKNTKSSRQQLTVLAGAINATPDLIRSCIKEIGIYEHRLTEPDIKVLSQTVLLRSKLEELALRSCKMNPKHLELLLEQTRNTKCKIKKFTVSNIDGIESLVPSICKSISVYKSEILCIENDELEDDVVNKLEKCLADEKITHMNELDVSYNKNISEGAYKTMGKILRKCGSKTFKAVDCDVDSNKLKKFSEGLGAAELDELDVSCNEDMKDEAFETIAGLVGTNKVKHLKLSSCGLTKRRFNRFRRFNSDKAKLFELDVSYNPFMNRRTFKALGKTVKQYQVEKLSLAGCKLGRMQVKLFRIFAGEHQMDAMDVRDNFRIGEGIIEIANIVVDCKLKDLDISECMLSPYQVRRFKKALGYGKLRCLNLSDKERVATESHIRAICELLPNIDEELHVRFNKFDESLKSILQEELNNLSKTNMKIILNDGCMKQQKQQRKD; this comes from the exons ATGTCAAAAAATGGTAACAAATCTCCAATATTGACACTTCTTCCAATTGCACAAAATGTCCATAAGTCGACGAAAAATCCTGTGGCAAATTCACAGAATGACAGCGTCGTTCGTGGCGATATGGCAAAAACTTGTTTACAGGAAGTTCAACACGTTGTTGCTGagaattttccatattttgatcGTACCGATGCAGCTGTGACCGAATTGATTGCAACATCACAAAAAATGTTGGAAACGTTATTAAAGATCGATGCTGGTGTTTCTAAAACTTTGGAACTACTAATTTTTGTATATAGTACTTTGTCAGAACTTGCATTGAAAGAAAACGTGACAAAAAAATACAGTGTCAAGAAATTCAGAAACATAAAACTGGAAAAGGATCAATTGTTTTTAAATCCCATTAGTCAAAAATTCGAAATGGTAGATTCTATTAGAAACCACAACAATGTCtcagaaaataatataacaaacaaTTCTTCGGTAGTCAAGATAGACAACGAATGCATTCAAGAAATCGATGAGCAAG ACGAATGTCAAAATGAATCGGATGAGATTGATTCTTCAGCCAATAATAAAAAACCAAAGCCTAAACCAGGCAATTGCATCATGCCTATGAACgacgataaaaacaaaaaaggggAAGAGTCGAATG CATTAAAGAAAACTCAAACCAAGTCTCCAATTGCCTATTCGGAGAATAGTACTCAAAACGATTTTATTGGCAGTAATGAAATAAGCGGTAATCAGCAtccaaaacaaaacaacaacaacaaggcAAATG AAATTCAAACCGAAATCAAACTTCTAGAAAATAACCTTGCGTTATTGACAATAGAAAAAAAAGTAGAAACATACCCTCAGCTGCTCGCGTCCATTAATAACGACAAAGAATATAAAAGTCAATCAACTGAAG GGAAAATCTTCATGGAAGCTctaagaaatattaaaaaccaaCAACAACTCGCTGATGCCATGAACATGACTTCTTCAGATCTTATGAATAGTATGCGATCGTACATAAAAGAAATTG acGAATGTCAAAATAAATCGAAAAAGATTGATTCTTCGGCGAATGATAAAGAATCAGAGCTTAAAACACACGAATACTTCGTGCCTTTGCACgacgataaaaacaaaaaagaggaAGAGCCGAATG AAATTCAAGCCTTCATCAAACTTCCAGAAGATAACAAGATAGAAAAAACATGCTCTAAGATTCTTGTGCACGTTGATAACGACCAAGAATATAAAATGCCATCACGGGAAG AGAAAACCTTCATGGAAGCTCTGAAAAATACTAAAAGCAGTCGACAACAACTTACCGTACTCGCTGGTGCCATAAACGCGACTCCTGATCTTATACGATCGTGCATAAAAGAAATTGGTATATATGAGCATCGTTTAACCGAACCCGATATCAAAGTGTTATCCCAAACTGTTCTTCTGCGCAGCAAACTTGAAGAGCTTGCACTTCGCAGTTGCAAAATGAATCCAAAGCATCTTGAGTTATTGCTTGAACAAACTCGAAATACGAAATGCAAG ATCAAAAAGTTTACTGTGAGCAATATAGATGGAATCGAAAGCCTAGTTCCATCAATTTGCAAATCCATATCTGTGTATAAATCAGAAATACTGTGCATTGAAAACGATGAACTAGAAGACGATGTTGTGAAcaaacttgaaaaatgtctcGCCGATGAAAAG ATCACCCACATGAACGAATTGGATGTCAGTTATAACAAGAATATTAGCGAGGGGGCGTATAAAACTATGGGGAAAATCCTCAGAAAGTGCGGAAGCAAAACATTCAAAGCTGTTGACTGTGACGTGGATTCTAATAAACTGAAAAAGTTTAGTGAAGGCTTGGGTGCTGCCGAG TTGGACGAACTTGACGTAAGTTGCAACGAAGATATGAAAGACGAAGCTTTCGAAACTATCGCAGGGCTGGTAGGAACCAACAAAGTTAAACATCTGAAATTGAGCTCATGTGGTTTGACAAAGCGGCGTTTTAATAGGTTTCGCCGATTCAACAGTGACAAAGCCAAG CTATTTGAACTCGACGTTAGCTACAATCCGTTCATGAATAGAAGAACATTCAAAGCACTGGGGAAAACGGTGAAGCAATATCAAGTTGAAAAGCTGAGTTTGGCAGGATGCAAACTAGGCAGAATGCAAGTCAAATTATTCCGAATCTTCGCCGGAGAGCATCAA ATGGATGCTATGGATGTACGAGATAATTTTAGGATTGGTGAAGGAATTATTGAAATAGCCAACATTGTAGTTGATTGTAAACTGAAAGATCTTGACATTAGTGAGTGCATGCTGTCGCCATACCAAGTGAGAAGATTCAAAAAAGCGCTTGGATATGGAAAG CTGCGATGTTTGAATCTTAGTGATAAAGAGCGTGTTGCAACTGAATCGCACATAAGAGCAATATGTGAACTTCTCCCAAATATCGATGAGGAACTACATGTGCGCTTCAATAAATTTGATGAATCTTTGAAAAGTATACTGCAGGAGGAACTCAATAATCTTTCTAAGACG aatatgaaaattattttgaacgATGGATGTATGAAGCAACAGAAACAGCAAAGAAAAGACTGA
- the LOC120329415 gene encoding uncharacterized protein LOC120329415 isoform X4, which yields MSKNGNKSPILTLLPIAQNVHKSTKNPVANSQNDSVVRGDMAKTCLQEVQHVVAENFPYFDRTDAAVTELIATSQKMLETLLKIDAGVSKTLELLIFVYSTLSELALKENVTKKYSVKKFRNIKLEKDQLFLNPISQKFEMVDSIRNHNNVSENNITNNSSVVKIDNECIQEIDEQDECQNESDEIDSSANNKKPKPKPGNCIMPMNDDKNKKGEESNALKKTQTKSPIAYSENSTQNDFIGSNEISGNQHPKQNNNNKANEIQTEIKLLENNLALLTIEKKVETYPQLLASINNDKEYKSQSTEDECQNKSKKIDSSANDKESELKTHEYFVPLHDDKNKKEEEPNEIQAFIKLPEDNKIEKTCSKILVHVDNDQEYKMPSREEKTFMEALKNTKSSRQQLTVLAGAINATPDLIRSCIKEIGIYEHRLTEPDIKVLSQTVLLRSKLEELALRSCKMNPKHLELLLEQTRNTKCKIKKFTVSNIDGIESLVPSICKSISVYKSEILCIENDELEDDVVNKLEKCLADEKITHMNELDVSYNKNISEGAYKTMGKILRKCGSKTFKAVDCDVDSNKLKKFSEGLGAAELDELDVSCNEDMKDEAFETIAGLVGTNKVKHLKLSSCGLTKRRFNRFRRFNSDKAKLFELDVSYNPFMNRRTFKALGKTVKQYQVEKLSLAGCKLGRMQVKLFRIFAGEHQMDAMDVRDNFRIGEGIIEIANIVVDCKLKDLDISECMLSPYQVRRFKKALGYGKLRCLNLSDKERVATESHIRAICELLPNIDEELHVRFNKFDESLKSILQEELNNLSKTNMKIILNDGCMKQQKQQRKD from the exons ATGTCAAAAAATGGTAACAAATCTCCAATATTGACACTTCTTCCAATTGCACAAAATGTCCATAAGTCGACGAAAAATCCTGTGGCAAATTCACAGAATGACAGCGTCGTTCGTGGCGATATGGCAAAAACTTGTTTACAGGAAGTTCAACACGTTGTTGCTGagaattttccatattttgatcGTACCGATGCAGCTGTGACCGAATTGATTGCAACATCACAAAAAATGTTGGAAACGTTATTAAAGATCGATGCTGGTGTTTCTAAAACTTTGGAACTACTAATTTTTGTATATAGTACTTTGTCAGAACTTGCATTGAAAGAAAACGTGACAAAAAAATACAGTGTCAAGAAATTCAGAAACATAAAACTGGAAAAGGATCAATTGTTTTTAAATCCCATTAGTCAAAAATTCGAAATGGTAGATTCTATTAGAAACCACAACAATGTCtcagaaaataatataacaaacaaTTCTTCGGTAGTCAAGATAGACAACGAATGCATTCAAGAAATCGATGAGCAAG ACGAATGTCAAAATGAATCGGATGAGATTGATTCTTCAGCCAATAATAAAAAACCAAAGCCTAAACCAGGCAATTGCATCATGCCTATGAACgacgataaaaacaaaaaaggggAAGAGTCGAATG CATTAAAGAAAACTCAAACCAAGTCTCCAATTGCCTATTCGGAGAATAGTACTCAAAACGATTTTATTGGCAGTAATGAAATAAGCGGTAATCAGCAtccaaaacaaaacaacaacaacaaggcAAATG AAATTCAAACCGAAATCAAACTTCTAGAAAATAACCTTGCGTTATTGACAATAGAAAAAAAAGTAGAAACATACCCTCAGCTGCTCGCGTCCATTAATAACGACAAAGAATATAAAAGTCAATCAACTGAAG acGAATGTCAAAATAAATCGAAAAAGATTGATTCTTCGGCGAATGATAAAGAATCAGAGCTTAAAACACACGAATACTTCGTGCCTTTGCACgacgataaaaacaaaaaagaggaAGAGCCGAATG AAATTCAAGCCTTCATCAAACTTCCAGAAGATAACAAGATAGAAAAAACATGCTCTAAGATTCTTGTGCACGTTGATAACGACCAAGAATATAAAATGCCATCACGGGAAG AGAAAACCTTCATGGAAGCTCTGAAAAATACTAAAAGCAGTCGACAACAACTTACCGTACTCGCTGGTGCCATAAACGCGACTCCTGATCTTATACGATCGTGCATAAAAGAAATTGGTATATATGAGCATCGTTTAACCGAACCCGATATCAAAGTGTTATCCCAAACTGTTCTTCTGCGCAGCAAACTTGAAGAGCTTGCACTTCGCAGTTGCAAAATGAATCCAAAGCATCTTGAGTTATTGCTTGAACAAACTCGAAATACGAAATGCAAG ATCAAAAAGTTTACTGTGAGCAATATAGATGGAATCGAAAGCCTAGTTCCATCAATTTGCAAATCCATATCTGTGTATAAATCAGAAATACTGTGCATTGAAAACGATGAACTAGAAGACGATGTTGTGAAcaaacttgaaaaatgtctcGCCGATGAAAAG ATCACCCACATGAACGAATTGGATGTCAGTTATAACAAGAATATTAGCGAGGGGGCGTATAAAACTATGGGGAAAATCCTCAGAAAGTGCGGAAGCAAAACATTCAAAGCTGTTGACTGTGACGTGGATTCTAATAAACTGAAAAAGTTTAGTGAAGGCTTGGGTGCTGCCGAG TTGGACGAACTTGACGTAAGTTGCAACGAAGATATGAAAGACGAAGCTTTCGAAACTATCGCAGGGCTGGTAGGAACCAACAAAGTTAAACATCTGAAATTGAGCTCATGTGGTTTGACAAAGCGGCGTTTTAATAGGTTTCGCCGATTCAACAGTGACAAAGCCAAG CTATTTGAACTCGACGTTAGCTACAATCCGTTCATGAATAGAAGAACATTCAAAGCACTGGGGAAAACGGTGAAGCAATATCAAGTTGAAAAGCTGAGTTTGGCAGGATGCAAACTAGGCAGAATGCAAGTCAAATTATTCCGAATCTTCGCCGGAGAGCATCAA ATGGATGCTATGGATGTACGAGATAATTTTAGGATTGGTGAAGGAATTATTGAAATAGCCAACATTGTAGTTGATTGTAAACTGAAAGATCTTGACATTAGTGAGTGCATGCTGTCGCCATACCAAGTGAGAAGATTCAAAAAAGCGCTTGGATATGGAAAG CTGCGATGTTTGAATCTTAGTGATAAAGAGCGTGTTGCAACTGAATCGCACATAAGAGCAATATGTGAACTTCTCCCAAATATCGATGAGGAACTACATGTGCGCTTCAATAAATTTGATGAATCTTTGAAAAGTATACTGCAGGAGGAACTCAATAATCTTTCTAAGACG aatatgaaaattattttgaacgATGGATGTATGAAGCAACAGAAACAGCAAAGAAAAGACTGA